A stretch of DNA from Coccidioides posadasii str. Silveira chromosome 4, complete sequence:
TCTAACGGATTTAATCGATAAGGAAAGGCAAAGGTCATTGCTTTTCTCCTCTGGGTTGCCAGTGGGAGGGAATCAGAAGAGGAACAATATCGGACAGCACCAGACTGCAATTTTTGATGGACAAATGTCACTTTTCTAAATGCTGTCATAAACGACGCCAGCACTGCAAGCTCAGGATATCCGAATTTTCGCAAACGGTTGTTTCGACCTGGAGCAAGAATGAGCTAAGAGAGCGGGATTTGGTATTCGAACGCGACCGATGTGTCCATTCTCAGTCCAGGAGAATCGCAATAGGGGATGGTGCCAAAAACGAAAAAGGCCGCATCAAGGCCTAGGCAGGAGATATTGGAAAGAATGAATACAACGAATGAACGGCAAAGGTTAGAGAAGCACAACTTTGAAGAAGGAAGAGAGCGAGGGGGCGGGAAGGAAGAGACGAATGAGGGCTGATTTCGGGACTGACAAGGAGCCACCTGCGCTGAAACAACGGCGTGATTGTTTCCACACTAACCCCTTGACATGGTTCCGTTCAACAAGAGGCGGAGCATGCACATCTTAATTATTAATTCCTTGGCTGGgttatactctgtacatcCTCAGGTTTCCCTTTAATGTGGTGTATTCCTCGAGTTGATTAATTTAATTTCAAGAGTTCTGGGGGATAAGTTATGGAGACTTTTGAATTGTTGACTGGAATCAACATTTCAAACCAAGAGACCGCTAACAATTGCATCAACTATGTAACGAGCAGGGAAACAGGATATCTGCGGGAGTATTTCATTCGGAGACCCACGGGGAGAATCGCAATctaatctacatcttcacCTGCTATAATATGGAGCCATTGTTTGAGTATATGGAACCATCATGGCGTGGTTCCGAGACATATTCTGATGCTGCAACACATACCCTAGAAACGCGACACGCCATGGCTAACAAAAAAGAATATCTCTGATTCTCATCCCTCTTAGACACCCCTGCAACACGCAATTTATCCAAGAGCAGCACACATGCCAACAATAATGGATAGGTATGATAACCCCGGTGGTGTGTACCTTGTTGTACAGAACCCCTCAACGCACAGTTTTAGCCACTACTTACTTTCACTGAGGGGGACCGGGTCCGGTTTCGAGATTTATATCTGTTTTGACCGATTTTCTTACTTGAAGCCCTCGAAAGGTCGGCATACGACGGATTCCCCAAAACGCTTGGAGGGAATTTTGATAAGCACACAATGTAAGCGAGTATGGTTCTTGTTTTATGAGTACCTATGAGATGTTTCCTTGCTCCTGCTTCCATTGGTACGCTTTTTGCAAGAGTTTGGACAGATTTGCTGTGGACTCATCGTCGGCAGGGAAAACGTAGTCCATGTATTCCTCGTAACGATCCTCTTCTAGTTTGCGTCGCTTCTTGACTTTGCGCGGCATTTGCTTCTCAATATTTGTGATATCTGTTGGTGTACCGTGGGTTTGCTCGAAGGATTTCCATGCATTTAGCAATGCCACTCTCTGCAAATACTGAGTTAGGATCAGTTTACAAAAGACCATAAAGCTAGTGTGAAACATACATCTTCTTTTAGATCTTTTTCCTTCATAACCTTATGTGCCCGTTCGAATATCTTCCTAGCCCGGGATTTGGCTTCTTCACTGACGGgcttctcttcatcttcatcatcttcgaTTTCAGGAATGTTGATTTCAAACCGCGCGTAATTGATCCAGACTTTGACGTGGTCAGTCTTTTCAAGCAACCGCTCGTACAGGCTTCGAGTGCGGTCATATTCTCCTTCATATTCCTCGAAATCTATATATGCCTTCCATAATAATTCTGGCATATCCAATGACGGCTGGCTTATCCCGAGTTCGTATATCGCGCGTGCGCGTTCAAGGTCGTCTAATCCCCGTTCTAATTCCGCGAACTTGATCCAGGCCTGTGTTTGAGAGGGATTCCACTCGATCTGCTTTTCAAAAAGTGTCCGGCATCGTACAAATTCAAAGAGTTGTCGCTCTAAATCGATATAGCCCCTGAATAGCTTATCTTTTGGACAAGCCCCTAGGGCATGCCCGAGTGTTCTCCTCGCAGCCCGAAGGTCCATTTGCCTGATCTCAAATTGAGCCTTCAACAGCCAAACTTTGGCAAAAGTAAACTTTTTATGAGGAATTAATTTCAAGCATTCCTGATATATTTGACGGGCCCTTCCAAAATCGtgattttccatttcttcccAGAGAGCGTAGAATATCCACAAATAGATATACCGACGCCAGTGACGTTTCTCCTGGGATGGTGGAATTTGAGCTATAGCTCGCTCATAAACATCTCTAACTCGTTCAACATTTCCAGAAGCTTCTTCGAGTCGGATATAATCAAACCAGGCATCATAGTTTTTGGGATTTTCCTTGACTTGCTCCTCATACTGAACTCTTCTTTTCGAAAGAATCACGTCCTCAACACCTTCCTGGTCACCATATTGTTTTTCAAAGGTGGTGTATGCCTTGTGTAAAACAGCGGATTTTGAACGTGGAAGCCTATCAAGAGCATACTTATATATGGCTCTCGCGCGTTCATGCTCCTTCAATTTCGTTTCATACCGAGCATAGGCAATAAAGAGTCTCTCGTCCATGAAGTCATCACCCAGCGTCTCAATAGCCAGCCCAAATACTTCTCTCACTAGGCCACAGgttccattttcttcttcaaaacGGGCCCACTTGATCCAATTTTTAGGCTCGGGGTGCACGGCTGTGAATCGTTCAAAGATGGCTCGAGCTCGGTCAAATTCATTGTACCGCTTTTCGAGTTTGATGTATGCACTCCATGCGCCTTCATCAGGCTCCCACGACATCCATCGTTCAAAAACTTGCCGAGCACCCGCAATGTTACCCAACATTTCTTCCATATACACGTATTTGTACCATAGTTTATCCACTCGAGGTAGAATAGTCACCGCGCGGTCGAGAAGGTTTCTTGCATGGTTAATGTTTCGCGACTTCATTTCCGCTTCAATATATCGGATCCATAAAACAACGGACGTGGAATCAACGTCCAATGCTCTCTCAAATATCGACCGGGCCCTGAAAAACTCCTTTTGTTCCAGTTCCCATTGAGCATAGCGCATCCAGTTGTTCATGTTAATCCTGTTTCTTCTCACATAATCTTCAAATTCCCTCCTTTTCCTGTGTTGATATTCATGGAGTTCTTCAAGGTCGGCAAACCGCTGCGTGGGTGCTTGAAGACCTGGTTCCTGGCGGTCAACAGCTTCACGAAGGAGCTGCTCCGCTGAAATCTGCTGCGGCGCTGGGGCCTTATTTTTGACCCGC
This window harbors:
- the CLF1 gene encoding NineTeen Complex (NTC) component (BUSCO:208463at4751~EggNog:ENOG410PFU9~COG:A~BUSCO:2578at33183); amino-acid sequence: MDSSRGPPRVKNKAPAPQQISAEQLLREAVDRQEPGLQAPTQRFADLEELHEYQHRKRREFEDYVRRNRINMNNWMRYAQWELEQKEFFRARSIFERALDVDSTSVVLWIRYIEAEMKSRNINHARNLLDRAVTILPRVDKLWYKYVYMEEMLGNIAGARQVFERWMSWEPDEGAWSAYIKLEKRYNEFDRARAIFERFTAVHPEPKNWIKWARFEEENGTCGLVREVFGLAIETLGDDFMDERLFIAYARYETKLKEHERARAIYKYALDRLPRSKSAVLHKAYTTFEKQYGDQEGVEDVILSKRRVQYEEQVKENPKNYDAWFDYIRLEEASGNVERVRDVYERAIAQIPPSQEKRHWRRYIYLWIFYALWEEMENHDFGRARQIYQECLKLIPHKKFTFAKVWLLKAQFEIRQMDLRAARRTLGHALGACPKDKLFRGYIDLERQLFEFVRCRTLFEKQIEWNPSQTQAWIKFAELERGLDDLERARAIYELGISQPSLDMPELLWKAYIDFEEYEGEYDRTRSLYERLLEKTDHVKVWINYARFEINIPEIEDDEDEEKPVSEEAKSRARKIFERAHKVMKEKDLKEDRVALLNAWKSFEQTHGTPTDITNIEKQMPRKVKKRRKLEEDRYEEYMDYVFPADDESTANLSKLLQKAYQWKQEQGNIS